ATCATAGTTTTGGtatctatttccttctgtaattcatttatattttcctttaaaaatctggatgctatagcatttgctccatacagatttttttttattgatgtttcttcattatctatggtaccttttatcataatgaggttttcctgtttatctctttcaatctgttttatttgttgtttatgtattttagctttaactttgcctgagatcatgattgctacccctccctttttttttaacttcagctgaagcataataaattctattttgcTCAACCACACAGAACAGTATGTTGTAGTTCTatgttctcctcaaattctaCTGGGTCCTCTCTATCCTCAAACAttggttcattttcctttattttgcaatatttattcatagatgcctgaactaaTTTTCTTGacctggaggccatatttccttctgctaTTAATGATTTACTTGTTCATTTATCTGATTATGTTCAAGCTCTTTGAATTTATTTCCTGACATCTTTTGGTAATTTCAATCTATTGAGTATCTCCTTTGATGGTGGTTTCACTGGGGGCTGGATTTCAAAATGTCTTAGCCTCCTCCTGTGAATGGATCAGAATATGTCACAATAGAAGGGATACCCCAAGATAGGATTGCAGATCCGTTGAAATATTTAGGTGTTTAAGAaacctatattttaaaatttgacatGATTATACGTTATTATAATCAGAACTGTCCTCAGATGAATGCTGTGCTCTTTGcctcaggcttagtggagtgcCACATAGGCCCTCCACACATAGTGTCCTATTCTACTCCTTTTTCTTAGTTCTCTGGCCCAGCACCAGCAGTTTAGAGCATTGCCACATTGGTACTATGGGACTGATTCCTGTAGTTTGGGTCTCCAAGACTCTGACAGGAGGGCTATGGATCTGAGTGTGCAAGTTTAGACACATATTCTATCCTTTCCCTTCTGTTCCTCCACTCTGATTAATGCAACAATTTCAGAGTGTTAATTATGAAGCTTGCTATTCACCTcttgagaaagagaggagatggaTTCAAGATGCAAAGTATTTTTGGCCatagccaatgtgagaatttattttgtttgattatgcatgtttgttaaaaggtgtttttctttttcattggaggAGGTTGGATGACAAGGGCAATAGGGTAGCAAAAAATATTCAAAAGTCACAAAGCATCTTtctaaaaaatgtaaaggaaggccATAAAGAAGCATAAGCAAGATAACTTTGAAAGCTACAGGTTGAATTTATATGCTCAAAAGGAAGTGTAAGCTGTACATAACTGAGATCTGGATTTCACTTACAATTCTTTTACTATCTcactatgtatatggaaatatccACTTTATTTGGTGTTAAATTAGGActcaacaaaacaggaaaaaaatccctttcacTTCAGAATGTGTCATCCTATAAATGGCTCAAGCAGCTTTTTATCACAGTATTGATAGTGGATTCAGTAGAGTGGCTTCTCAGGAAGACATTGTTCTAGCTAGCCCTTTCTCATGTGGGGGTTAGGGTGAAAAAGGAGCAAAGGTAGCAGTGGGGAGAGTAAGAAAGAGATCTTTAGATCCATTTGTCTTGTCAAGTAGGGTAGAAGTTTCACTTTAATCTACTTTAAGGTATCACCTACTTGTATGattataggcaagtcacttaacttctttaagtctcagtttcatcatctgtaaaatggggaacctgtggcaccttatggtttttgtgaggctcaagaAAGTCATATATGTAAACTGCTTTAGTTATTATTGTGCAAAGGCAGATCCTAGAAGAGGTTCCCCATCCCTTGATTCTTCCTCTTACTAAAGAATGTTATGCTGTATCCTCCATCCATCAGGTTTTCTGGCACAGAGAAACTTTACTCATGTAACATTATACTGTGTGCCATAAAACCAAAGCCAATCCTGCTTTATTAAACAAAGGAGTgcataaagaagagaaaacataggtGCTgctcattatatttatttttagtcagTTTTACAGAGTCACCAAAACCATTTATAAAGCAAAGAACATAACTTACTCTAAATTTGAATTAAGCTGCAGTAATTGTAATGAGTACCTTTAAACTTTCAAgaaagtggtttttaaaaaataaaacaattctaaaaaTAGACTTTAATGTTGTAAAGTACAAAAAATAGCAGACTGGAAGTTTACTTTCTTTATCCCACAAAAGTCTGCAAAATGCAAAAAATTCACATTaccttaagaaaaacaaaaatcaaaatcagAGTTATTCAGCATACCAAGGTTGGGAAGAGGTTCGGGAGCTGCCCTTTGATTCTAGCATTCATACTGCAGCTTTCTAAGGAGCAGACATGgcatctctcttttttcctaagtgctttgctttctttttgtgcAGCTTCTAGTTATAATGGGCATTCGAGAAAAACGAACAGttgttttggcttttaaagcatttttgaGGTATTTGAAAATTGAATGTAGGCTGGTAGAAGGTGCTAAGCTATGATTTTCTGTCCCAGCAGACACTTTTGGACAATCCATTTTCAAAACAGTGGCTACAGGTTTATCCAGTGGCTTGTGACTTGTTATCCATTCACGACAGTGGTGCTTTATCCATGCTAAGAGCTGTGTATCATTTCCCAGCTGGTGCTCTACATGGTGTGCAGAATCAATGAGGGCTACAGCATATACTTTGTTCATTACTTCCCACTTTTTCTGAACAAGTAGGTCCATGAAAACCAAACCTCCATAACCATGGACAATGAAAGCTACATTCCTGGCTGCacttttcaaaatgaaatgaTTCCAGACATAGGCAGTATGTTCTTCAGGTGTGCTACTATAGTTTTTAGGAATGCACTGGGCAACCTTAGATAAAGAAAATGCGTTCCCAGGCTGAAACGTTCCTGTGGAAGATGACTCAATACTGTATTCTAGAGGACTTTGACACTCTTTCtctagctttaaatccatgaAATTATCATTGGGATTTAAAACAATGACACCATAATCTAATTGCAGTGCTAGTTGAATACAAGGTATTTGACTTCCATGTTGTAGGCCATGACGGACTATGGTCTGTTGACTCCACTGCCCAGCCCGAAAAACTCCATGGTCTtgaaggagaacaagaagaagggaagaattagtTAATGCATTCTCACTCATGAAAAAGAAGCTCCTTGGTTCCATAACAGCCTGGATTGGGATATACACTTTGTGTAGTTTGCACACCTTCTCCAAAAGCTCATAAATGTAACATTCAAGCAAATGGCCAAGGGCCTGGTAACGTTTGCTATTTCTCTCAAGGGTATTTTTGTAGTAATTAAAGATGAAGGGCTcatgtgtttctgtgtgtctcaACTCAGCTTTTTCATTGAAGTCATACTTAAGTTCTTCCATATATGCTGACTGCTTCATGAATTTTTGGAAGCTCAACTCCTGTGTTATCAGGAACcactagaaacaaacaaaaaatacatatgtatgtattatatgtgtgtgtgttcaaaaatgtgtttttaacctgaaacattttttcccataaaaaaTTCATTCCTCGGATCAAGTGAATACTTTAGGAAGTATATTGATATTATAGTCTGAGGCAAAATTCTCCACCTCCCAAATCATTGTGGATTTGGGGGATATGTAAAGTTTGGCTAAGCGTTAGGAAATGAGTGGTCAAAACACTTGGTAGCTATTTGTTATTTAGCATATCCGTTAATGCAGAGTTTATTTTTTACAGTTAAAAATCTGGCTATTCTTTCAGATTTGACTGGTGTAAGATTTGAATTATTACATATTTTCCTGCTTAAACTGGGTAAATAATGGTTTATGACAAGGGATGAAGAAAGTAAAGACCAATTTTAAAAGCCCTCTATATCTGAGCAAACATAAGCTCATAAAATAGTAGATAACTGGCAACTTATTGAAATTTATTTGCAAGGCTGAATTAAGGGACTATTACTATTGGATAGTAGGTATCATTGCTGTGGAAGATTTCCCATAGAATTTAAGTTCACTGAGAACAGAGactatgtttttttctttgcatcattaCTTTGTATCAGTGTTGGGATTATAATAAGCATTTGATAAACATGTGGTGAATTGAATTCATGCATTTTTGAGATGCACAAAATCTCCCGGAGAAGATATTTTATATAAGGAGGATCCAGATGAACCAATATCACCAACCTTGTAAATATCAAACCAAATCCTTCCCACTAGAATTTCTTTCTTAGGATTTCATCTGCTTATCATTCCCACTTCTCTCAAGCACATCAAGATATAGAAAAGGCAACACAATTAAAATCAACATGAAGTGAGACACAAATAGTTCTAGCAACCTTTATTTCTTAAAAGACTGATTATGATGGTCCCTCAAGGTCCAAAGAATCATTTGCCTATTGGTCTTAATACTAGCTAGCACTTAATCTTTTTTCTCTCCAACTCTTTATAGATACTTACCTAATACAACAATTCCAAGCAGAATAAGCAAAAAATGTAAAAGCATGACAGCATAGTTTTAGGAGAAATAATtgaaatgaggttttttttttttaaacctgtggAATATAAGCTCAGTGAGGGCTGAgactcttgtttttgtctttgtattcccagtgcccgAGAGGCAGCCTGGCCTAGAAGACAGTGagctggtctggagtcaggaagatctgagttcaagttctgcctctccCACACACATGAtggtttatatacacatacacacatatgtgtatatatctctctctccccacccctgcgtaagttatttaaccttttagTGTTTTAGGTAACTACATAAGTTACCGATGTAGATGCAGAGGAGGAACTGACCTACATTGGAAGGAAGagtagactatgagctccttgaaagcaagtactgttttttgcctttctttgtaattctagtacttagtatagtacctggctcatagtaggcactgaattgATGCTTGTTGATCTCACTAGTTGATTTCCTATATCAAtgtccttatttctttctctagtgcatagcacctagtaagtgcttaataaatgttgaatttggacttacattttccaattttctgctccATGAAAGAAGTATTGCTATGGTTGATAAAAGAACTGTTATATTCTACTTTAGATATAGCCAGTAGGGAGTCAAGTGagtgaagcaaaagcaaaaaaagtttgTTCAGAATATTTGAAACAGCAATAGTTTTTGGTGGTGAGATCTTAAAAAGCTCTATTATctaattttcttactttaaacAGTTGCTACCAATAATTTTATGACATCAATATAAACTTCTAAGAAAAAAggagtagattaaaaaaaaggaagtgacttgGTCACAAACCAATAAAATCTATGATTAGGGTTGGAACTAGAATCTATGTCCCCTGCTTGTGGTCAAGTACCTTACTATTTAACTTTCTTCCACAGAGTCGTCTAAGAAGTAGGAATTATGTAGAACTTAAGCAGCTCAACATGAAATATGTTCAACTCCATTAAAAAAAgatctgttatttttttaaaaatagaactagTAATTTGGTGCTAAAACAGAACTATTTGTATACTTCCAATAAGGAATGCAATTATATATTAGGCAACAGCAGTTATCCTGCCTATCTACTTCTATTATTCCATTAATATGAAACGATATATAAtactattatattaaaataaatgtgaAGAATGAATTATAGAAGGGAAGACTGAGGAAGTGCTTGTATTTCTTAACAAAGAGGAAGTAATTATCTTTGAATGATAGTGAACAGCTTTTTCTCCATGATTACTCATGAAGAAACAAGGGATGAATTTAAAGAAGTGCTATCATTTAGATATTagaaaaaaactttctaaatgTCTGTAACATTTATAGCTAAGAAGATTTTAAAGATAAGGGTGAACAATTATATGAAGAACAAAAGGCCAACAGCAATCTGGTATTGTGTAAATTCTGGCTTTGTTCAATTAATCTAGAAAGACATTCTATTACATATGTTCATTTTTACTGTCAATCTGATTAAGAAGTCGAAAAATATCCCCCAAAGCAATATAAACTTACTTACATTCATGTTATGCTTCAAATAAATTCACTTCCATTCAGAAAAAGCTTCCTGCAGATTTCATTTAGTACTACTCAAAGGAATCTGTTAATTGATAACATGAAGTAAATTATAAATTTCAGCAAGCCAATATAGCTGTAAATGAGTAAAATAATAATCTTACTCTTGGCTACATATAACATTTACAGAAACCtaagaattttgatattattagtatacaacaataaaacaattctTCTATTTATCATAATAATGGTAAGGAGTTTATTAGTCTATTTCCCCAATTCAAAATTGAGTTTATCAATTTCTATCTTCAAATTATTTATATGGAAACAGTGCTATAAAATGTGAGATGTGGAATGTATAAAAGATAGAACTTTATTTTCCCAACTATATTATCAATGCAGTTactcacttttcctttttttaatgcatTTGCTTTTGCTAGAGTGGCTCAAAAACACTTTCATATGTTTTATAAATGGGAAATTGATCTTTTTAAATGAAGTATTTGCTcaagagattgaaaaaaaatcactaacttcaaaatcctttttttcttttacatttcacAAGTATGgagaatataaaataatagtgATCAACAGATAAGCTATAAGGAGCATATTGGggcaaaaaaattctaaaatttaaaaCCTACAGTTTTCAGTAAAAGCTCAGCAAGACCACTCACTGGAATTTATTCATGCTGTTTAATTGGTTCCTCTGGCTCGTATAAACCTAAGAAACACATACGTTTGATTGAAATAcatttgattaacttcttaagcTTAAGTTTCTTGCATAGTACCTATTATACTTAATATGATAAACTTTCAGAACTCAATCAATATTCCTTATTTCCTCCCATTAATTTTCCCATCTCTTTATTAGCAATTAATTTAGCTGTGATACCACTTTAGTGACTCAAGACAGCAGGATCCTACCATAGTATCTAGTGAAactcttaaaaagaaaatttataagaAATCTAGAATATAGATGTTTTTCCATTATGAAATTTCACTCACATTGTTACATCTTAGCACTTAATGcaaaaacattacattttaaaatgatatagattccaattaaaatttatttttctgaatttcttggGTTTTATTAAAATCACAAATAAGCATCTTGAAAAATAGATGCTCTATTTTCATACTATTTCTCCTCAAGTGGCACTTTTTACAGTTGATTGGTCCTGTTTCTTTCTGCACATTTTCTcacttaaaaatgaaagaaatgtatgATTCAGTTCATTATGTCCAAAAGACATGATTTAAGTTCATAGAATAtcagttagaagggacctcagagatcttcTGGGACAACCACtcttttatagattagaaaactgagggccagagaagttaagtgattttctcaagatcacaaagtaataataatagcagtaggtgtcatttatacaatgctttaagattttaaaagtttgctgatatcttgtttttacatcagtcATATCATCCACCACACCTACCTTGCTTTctttgtcaaaaagaaaaaaaacaacagctaAGTAAAAATAACTGACACAATGTTCTGGTACTTTAAGAACTGTCAAGTACTTCATAATCTCGTGAGGCTTGGGGCTGTTAATAGGTAATATACccctacagataaggaaactgagcttaGAGAAGTTGGTTTATTCATGGGTCATATGGCTAGCTATCACAGtgaaattcaaactcagggcttctgactccaaatccagtgctcattcCACTACAAGTTTCATAATCATTAAAAAGAGATGGGTTTAACAATTCATATGGTTGAAGAATGCCTACTACTGCAATTATGACATGTATTTAGATTGTCAACCCATTGAATTATTCCATCAACACAGTACCTATATTTTCCACAGATACTTTAAATGGGCAATGGACCAACTTTAAGATTGAAGAGGAGAACATGAATGGGCTTGATTGTACTTGGGAAACTGGGCAGTACTTTCATTGATGCTAACATCTATCCATTTTTAGACCCTAATATTGTCTGGTTAGGCTATAAGGTTAGGCTATTAAGGAAGATCACAGTGTCTTAAGAATAAAAATTCTGGGTAATCCAAAGTGCAACAGAGGCTTATGGTAAGGTGTGACTAGACTGAGACATTACCCATAATGACCTGCATACTAAAATGGTATTAAAAAGTATTATTTGGGAAATGTATGCTTGAAAAGGAAAATGGGTCACTCACAGA
This Trichosurus vulpecula isolate mTriVul1 chromosome 2, mTriVul1.pri, whole genome shotgun sequence DNA region includes the following protein-coding sequences:
- the LOC118837886 gene encoding putative protein FAM172B; translation: MNWFLITQELSFQKFMKQSAYMEELKYDFNEKAELRHTETHEPFIFNYYKNTLERNSKRYQALGHLLECYIYELLEKVCKLHKVYIPIQAVMEPRSFFFMSENALTNSSLLLVLLQDHGVFRAGQWSQQTIVRHGLQHGSQIPCIQLALQLDYGVIVLNPNDNFMDLKLEKECQSPLEYSIESSSTGTFQPGNAFSLSKVAQCIPKNYSSTPEEHTAYVWNHFILKSAARNVAFIVHGYGGLVFMDLLVQKKWEVMNKVYAVALIDSAHHVEHQLGNDTQLLAWIKHHCREWITSHKPLDKPVATVLKMDCPKVSAGTENHSLAPSTSLHSIFKYLKNALKAKTTVRFSRMPIITRSCTKRKQST